A region from the Sandaracinus amylolyticus genome encodes:
- a CDS encoding alpha/beta fold hydrolase, producing the protein MATYVLIPGATGDSWYWHRVVPLLRARGHDVIAPDLPASDDSAGLDAYADVIERAIGDRRELVIVGQSMGALTAPIVCARRTCERLVLVAPMIPEPGETGHAWWSRSGQTDAERAMAIAEGRDPDAPFDPLVMFLHDVPQAVVAGSASRPHAQSSRPFEDPWPLASWPEVETQVIAGTRDRLFPIEFVRRLAKERLGIAPIEIDAGHLIALAQPEALVARLTGS; encoded by the coding sequence ATGGCGACCTACGTGCTGATCCCGGGCGCGACCGGGGACTCCTGGTACTGGCATCGCGTGGTGCCGCTCCTGCGCGCTCGCGGGCACGACGTGATCGCGCCGGATCTGCCGGCGAGCGACGACTCCGCGGGGCTCGATGCGTACGCCGACGTGATCGAGCGCGCGATCGGGGACCGGCGCGAGCTCGTGATCGTCGGTCAGTCGATGGGCGCGCTGACGGCGCCGATCGTGTGCGCGCGGCGGACGTGCGAGCGCTTGGTGCTGGTGGCGCCGATGATCCCCGAGCCGGGCGAGACCGGGCACGCGTGGTGGTCGCGATCGGGACAGACCGACGCCGAGCGCGCGATGGCGATCGCCGAAGGGCGCGATCCCGATGCGCCCTTCGATCCGCTCGTGATGTTCCTCCACGACGTGCCGCAGGCGGTCGTCGCCGGGTCGGCGTCGCGCCCGCACGCGCAGTCGTCCCGTCCGTTCGAGGATCCGTGGCCGCTCGCGTCGTGGCCGGAGGTCGAGACCCAGGTGATCGCGGGCACGCGCGATCGCCTGTTCCCGATCGAATTCGTGCGACGGCTCGCGAAGGAGCGGCTCGGGATCGCGCCGATCGAGATCGACGCCGGGCACCTGATCGCGCTGGCGCAGCCGGAGGCGCTCGTCGCGCGGCTCACCGGCTCGTGA
- a CDS encoding Type 1 glutamine amidotransferase-like domain-containing protein has product MRRLFLASLSLDGLPEFLGGARGRRAAWVPTAADPLEDRERVRALFAGMLESIGLSLLPVELDRDADPTIAVRLAASDLVIVTGGDPFHLLARARASGFDRALQTRADLPYVGVSAGAILVGPSLEPHVLTSPFAPAKGQPLEGLGLTEHVVLPHHDREERALLHDVAKQKHGARWTLTPLRDDEALIVDGDGRSHIVTSR; this is encoded by the coding sequence ATGCGAAGGCTCTTCCTCGCGTCGCTCTCGCTCGACGGGCTCCCGGAATTCCTCGGAGGTGCGCGCGGCCGGCGCGCCGCCTGGGTGCCCACCGCGGCCGATCCGCTCGAGGATCGCGAGCGAGTCCGCGCGCTCTTCGCGGGCATGCTCGAGTCGATCGGGCTCTCGCTGCTCCCGGTCGAGCTCGATCGCGACGCCGACCCGACCATCGCGGTGCGGCTCGCGGCGAGCGATCTCGTGATCGTGACCGGCGGCGATCCGTTCCATCTGCTCGCGAGGGCGCGCGCGAGCGGCTTCGATCGTGCGCTGCAGACGCGCGCCGATCTGCCGTACGTCGGCGTGAGCGCGGGCGCGATCCTCGTCGGGCCGAGCCTCGAGCCCCACGTGCTGACGAGCCCGTTCGCGCCCGCGAAGGGTCAGCCGCTCGAGGGGCTCGGCCTCACCGAGCACGTCGTGCTGCCGCACCACGATCGCGAGGAGCGCGCGCTCCTGCACGACGTCGCGAAGCAGAAGCACGGCGCCCGATGGACGCTGACCCCGCTGCGCGACGACGAGGCGCTGATCGTCGACGGCGACGGTCGGTCGCACATCGTCACGAGCCGGTGA
- a CDS encoding diguanylate cyclase yields the protein MSSLVHAALTIRRTARASFGLVAAGALIALDLLGVFRGALDVEHGVVAAAFAAIAITRGVARWKLEQQEREGAHRETMLLELELGLMLLAGTHAAVQALGGLEGPLYPMVYVVVAFLAAFAKKPMGTVLVLAAIALEGAIWILGEPFVPARTVALHALFVMFFGVLNLLFTRAEIARVRERSKKERAEEQQKAQEDARLFRLVAAPSAGNSEEHDDERMFRSSVEEVRDALYHVLDLLKRSLELHTCILLFSDPDGRLRIVELVTDSDDVADGPFDAGAGAVGAVASRGLTMNLEHVKPGYKGLCYYRSPALVRAFCGVPVMENGHLRGALCADRVDDRPFTAREEELLKSAIGQVLRALTNERVFVQLQRSKREQAVLFKASQALGGALSEDQVIEAGLGAATSIARYDFAAITRWDDEKKQHHVLRAVGEGSETVSGLAFRDNASLTAMVVKNKHYLPYRGEFDARQQTLFTTKAKLPELKSVLVLPLVVREDAIGTLAVAAQRPDAFPDFTRPTLQVLANQIAISLSNARAVKRLEEMATTDGLTGCLNKRAFLEELDAKMRSAERFKRKLSLLVTDIDHFKSVNDTYGHATGDVVIKALGQLLMKMKRETDRVARFGGEEFCVLCEETDTDGAVLLAERVREELGKTVFQTELGKLKVTCSIGVATYPRDAKSGAELFEITDKALYAAKRGGRNKVCTSKDV from the coding sequence ATGTCCTCGCTGGTCCACGCCGCGCTGACCATCCGCCGCACCGCGCGCGCATCGTTCGGGCTCGTCGCCGCGGGCGCGCTGATCGCGCTCGATCTGCTCGGTGTGTTCCGCGGTGCGCTCGACGTGGAGCACGGCGTCGTCGCGGCGGCGTTCGCGGCGATCGCGATCACGCGCGGCGTCGCGCGGTGGAAGCTCGAGCAGCAGGAGCGCGAGGGCGCGCACCGCGAGACGATGCTGCTCGAGCTCGAGCTCGGGCTGATGCTGCTCGCGGGCACCCACGCCGCGGTGCAGGCGCTCGGTGGGCTCGAGGGCCCGCTCTATCCGATGGTCTACGTGGTCGTCGCGTTCCTCGCGGCGTTCGCGAAGAAGCCGATGGGCACGGTGCTGGTGCTCGCGGCGATCGCGCTCGAGGGCGCGATCTGGATCCTCGGCGAGCCCTTCGTGCCGGCGCGCACCGTCGCGCTGCACGCGCTCTTCGTGATGTTCTTCGGGGTGCTGAACCTGCTCTTCACGCGCGCCGAGATCGCGCGGGTGCGCGAGCGCAGCAAGAAGGAGCGCGCGGAGGAGCAGCAGAAGGCGCAGGAGGACGCGCGGCTCTTCCGGCTCGTGGCCGCGCCGAGCGCGGGCAACAGCGAGGAGCACGACGACGAGCGCATGTTCCGCTCGAGCGTCGAGGAAGTGCGCGACGCGCTCTATCACGTGCTCGATCTGCTCAAGCGCTCGCTCGAGCTGCACACGTGCATCCTGCTCTTCAGCGATCCCGATGGGCGGCTGCGCATCGTCGAGCTCGTGACCGACAGCGACGACGTCGCCGACGGGCCGTTCGACGCGGGCGCGGGCGCGGTGGGCGCGGTCGCGAGCCGCGGGCTCACGATGAACCTCGAGCACGTGAAGCCCGGGTACAAAGGGCTCTGCTACTACCGCTCGCCCGCGCTGGTGCGCGCGTTCTGCGGCGTGCCGGTGATGGAGAACGGGCACCTGCGCGGCGCGCTGTGCGCGGATCGTGTCGACGATCGGCCGTTCACCGCGCGCGAGGAAGAGCTGCTCAAGAGCGCGATCGGCCAGGTGCTGCGCGCGCTGACGAACGAGCGCGTGTTCGTGCAGCTGCAGCGCAGCAAGCGCGAACAGGCGGTGCTCTTCAAGGCGTCGCAGGCGCTCGGCGGCGCGCTCAGCGAGGACCAGGTGATCGAGGCGGGCCTCGGCGCGGCGACGAGCATCGCGCGCTACGACTTCGCGGCGATCACGCGCTGGGACGACGAGAAGAAGCAGCACCACGTGCTGCGCGCGGTGGGCGAGGGCAGCGAGACCGTGAGCGGGCTGGCGTTCCGCGACAACGCGTCGCTCACCGCGATGGTCGTGAAGAACAAGCACTACCTGCCGTACCGCGGCGAGTTCGATGCGCGGCAGCAGACGCTCTTCACGACGAAGGCGAAGCTGCCCGAGCTGAAGAGCGTGCTCGTGCTGCCGCTCGTGGTGCGCGAGGACGCGATCGGCACGCTCGCGGTCGCGGCCCAGCGGCCCGATGCGTTCCCCGACTTCACGCGTCCGACGCTGCAGGTGCTCGCGAACCAGATCGCGATCTCGCTCTCGAACGCGCGCGCGGTGAAGCGCCTCGAGGAGATGGCGACCACCGACGGTCTGACCGGCTGCCTCAACAAGCGGGCGTTCCTCGAGGAGCTCGACGCGAAGATGCGCAGCGCCGAGCGCTTCAAGCGGAAGCTCTCGCTGCTGGTGACCGACATCGATCACTTCAAGAGCGTGAACGACACGTACGGGCACGCGACCGGCGACGTGGTGATCAAGGCGCTCGGCCAGCTGCTCATGAAGATGAAGCGCGAGACCGATCGTGTGGCGCGCTTCGGCGGCGAGGAGTTCTGCGTGCTCTGCGAGGAGACCGACACCGACGGCGCGGTGCTGCTCGCGGAGCGGGTGCGCGAGGAGCTCGGCAAGACGGTGTTCCAGACCGAGCTCGGCAAGCTCAAGGTGACGTGCTCGATCGGCGTCGCGACGTACCCGCGCGACGCGAAGAGCGGCGCGGAGCTGTTCGAGATCACCGACAAGGCGCTCTACGCGGCGAAGCGCGGCGGGCGCAACAAGGTGTGCACGTCGAAGGACGTCTGA
- a CDS encoding VWA domain-containing protein, which yields MLSIVAALLALPLAPGCNAGTSGGADDGGTFTRLPDGRVVSTRDGALPPGTCAITQVSTTRVVPTVVVVVDQSGSMTENFGGTDRWNALRNALLDDEGLIQEFESSVRFGIALYTGLDDDPSVPVECPHITSVAPAMMNFDSIRDMYADERPLQETPTGDALDALLDDLLAIPDPDPDPTIFILATDGEPDTCEQPNPQNGQAEALAAVRRGFRSGIRTYLLSVGREISETHMQDMANAGVGRESGADAPYWVAGDDVGLRTALRSIIAGEVSCTLELAGRIDPEEACSGSVVEMTGRGELECNTDWRAVDETHIEILGDACEEFLTSRGATIDARFPCNVILI from the coding sequence TTGCTGTCGATCGTCGCTGCGCTGCTCGCTCTCCCGCTCGCCCCCGGCTGCAACGCAGGCACGAGCGGCGGCGCGGACGACGGCGGCACGTTCACGCGCTTGCCCGACGGTCGTGTGGTCTCGACGCGCGACGGCGCGCTCCCGCCCGGCACCTGCGCGATCACGCAGGTGAGCACCACGCGCGTGGTGCCGACGGTCGTCGTGGTGGTCGATCAGTCGGGCTCGATGACCGAGAACTTCGGCGGCACCGATCGCTGGAACGCGCTCCGCAACGCGCTGCTCGACGACGAAGGGCTGATCCAGGAGTTCGAGAGCAGCGTGCGCTTCGGCATCGCGCTCTACACCGGGCTCGACGACGACCCGAGCGTGCCCGTCGAGTGCCCGCACATCACGAGCGTCGCGCCGGCGATGATGAACTTCGACTCGATCCGCGACATGTACGCGGACGAGCGGCCGCTGCAGGAGACGCCCACCGGCGACGCGCTCGACGCGCTGCTCGACGATCTCCTCGCGATCCCGGATCCCGATCCCGATCCGACGATCTTCATCCTCGCGACCGACGGCGAGCCCGACACGTGCGAGCAGCCGAACCCGCAGAACGGCCAGGCCGAGGCGCTCGCGGCGGTCCGCCGCGGGTTCCGCTCGGGCATCCGCACGTACTTGCTCTCGGTGGGCCGCGAGATCTCCGAGACGCACATGCAGGACATGGCGAACGCGGGCGTCGGTCGCGAGAGCGGTGCCGACGCGCCGTACTGGGTCGCGGGCGACGACGTCGGCCTGCGCACCGCGCTGCGCTCGATCATCGCGGGCGAGGTGAGCTGCACGCTCGAGCTCGCGGGGCGCATCGATCCCGAGGAAGCGTGCTCGGGCAGCGTCGTCGAGATGACCGGCCGCGGCGAGCTCGAGTGCAACACCGACTGGCGCGCGGTGGACGAGACGCACATCGAGATCCTCGGCGACGCGTGCGAGGAGTTCCTCACGAGCCGCGGCGCGACGATCGACGCGCGGTTCCCCTGCAACGTCATCCTCATCTGA
- a CDS encoding aminoacyl-tRNA deacylase: MPKTNACRVLDQLGMTYELREYDVDPDDLSAETVAQKVGMPLEQVWKTLCCRGDGKDIGFAVIAAGTELDLKAYARLAGHKSAELVPLKEVQPITGYIRGGVTALAAKKPYPVCCDETIELFDVISVSAGVRGTQILIAPADYLRTTGAKVGPIAR, encoded by the coding sequence ATGCCGAAGACGAACGCGTGCCGCGTGCTCGATCAGCTCGGGATGACGTACGAGCTGCGCGAGTACGACGTCGACCCCGACGATCTCAGCGCCGAGACCGTCGCGCAGAAGGTCGGCATGCCGCTCGAGCAGGTCTGGAAGACGCTCTGCTGTCGCGGTGACGGCAAGGACATCGGGTTCGCGGTGATCGCCGCGGGCACCGAGCTCGACCTCAAGGCGTACGCGCGCCTCGCCGGGCACAAGAGCGCGGAGCTCGTGCCGCTGAAGGAAGTGCAGCCGATCACCGGCTACATCCGCGGCGGCGTCACCGCGCTCGCCGCGAAGAAGCCGTACCCGGTGTGCTGCGACGAGACGATCGAGCTCTTCGACGTGATCAGCGTGAGCGCGGGCGTGCGCGGGACGCAGATCCTGATCGCGCCCGCGGACTACCTGCGCACGACCGGGGCGAAGGTCGGACCGATCGCGCGCTGA
- a CDS encoding MOSC domain-containing protein, which produces METLRERLENVPQVGRVTWIGVRPEHGAPIEVLERAGVLADRGLERDRVSRRQGGKRQVTLIQAEHLDVIARLLGREGAIDPALLRRNVVVAGVNLIALRRMRFAIGGAVILEGTGTCEPCAKMDAALGEGAFHAMRGHGGITARVIEGGEIAIGDPVRALSYVG; this is translated from the coding sequence ATGGAGACCCTTCGCGAGCGCCTCGAGAACGTCCCGCAGGTCGGCCGGGTGACGTGGATCGGCGTCCGGCCCGAGCACGGCGCGCCGATCGAGGTGCTCGAGCGCGCGGGGGTGCTCGCGGATCGCGGGCTCGAGCGGGATCGGGTGTCGCGCCGCCAGGGCGGCAAGCGCCAGGTCACGCTGATCCAGGCCGAGCACCTCGACGTGATCGCGCGGCTGCTCGGCCGCGAGGGCGCGATCGATCCCGCGCTGCTGCGCCGCAACGTCGTGGTCGCCGGGGTCAACCTGATCGCGCTTCGGCGCATGCGGTTCGCGATCGGCGGCGCCGTGATCCTCGAGGGCACCGGCACGTGCGAGCCCTGCGCGAAGATGGACGCGGCGCTCGGCGAGGGCGCGTTCCACGCGATGCGCGGCCACGGCGGGATCACGGCGCGCGTGATCGAGGGCGGCGAGATCGCGATCGGCGATCCGGTGCGCGCGCTCTCGTACGTGGGATGA
- a CDS encoding OmpA family protein codes for MVRWLCAGLALSACVVSRPALADDVEARWALRGSISGGLMISADQRDVLALDGGGGTLRISGAGRPFDGVDWLEGEMSLGGSLVGPGEERPGGAIDALLAARIAPRIDDVSPFAVIGLGVAFTGTLIRPAASLALGAALHLDDELAVSAEVSLLHVMQNDGVDQSDDALFLSAGLGLWWRPMVRAPEPPPPPAPPPPRRVRVRPPPPPSPSPPPPPPPSEDLDALLERAIPTRSLHVVMLVPPVLFEHGESALTAAGEVTMHDVLERVIAADPSARIVLQGHADTTGTPEVNLPLSMRRAEVVAQWLVAHGVDRARMVLRGEGTTRPLVQGGSDDVATLAPDRRVTIRLELEQTPTEEGAR; via the coding sequence ATGGTGCGATGGCTTTGCGCGGGGCTCGCGCTCTCGGCGTGTGTCGTCTCGCGACCCGCGCTCGCCGACGACGTGGAGGCGCGCTGGGCGCTCCGCGGATCGATCTCGGGCGGACTGATGATCTCCGCCGATCAGCGCGACGTCCTCGCGCTCGACGGCGGGGGTGGGACGCTGCGGATCTCGGGCGCGGGACGGCCCTTCGACGGCGTCGACTGGCTCGAGGGCGAGATGAGCCTCGGCGGCTCGCTCGTCGGGCCGGGGGAGGAGCGGCCGGGCGGGGCGATCGACGCGCTGCTCGCCGCGCGCATCGCGCCGCGCATCGACGACGTCTCGCCGTTCGCGGTGATCGGGCTCGGCGTCGCGTTCACCGGGACGCTGATCCGTCCCGCCGCGTCGCTCGCGCTCGGCGCGGCGCTGCACCTCGACGACGAGCTCGCGGTGTCCGCCGAGGTGTCGCTCCTGCACGTGATGCAGAACGACGGGGTCGACCAGAGCGACGACGCGCTCTTCCTGAGCGCCGGGCTCGGCCTCTGGTGGCGACCGATGGTGCGCGCGCCCGAGCCGCCGCCGCCTCCCGCTCCGCCCCCGCCGCGACGCGTGCGGGTGCGACCGCCGCCGCCGCCGTCGCCGTCGCCACCGCCGCCGCCGCCGCCGAGCGAGGATCTCGACGCGCTGCTCGAGCGCGCGATCCCCACGCGCTCGCTCCACGTCGTCATGCTCGTGCCGCCGGTGCTGTTCGAGCACGGCGAGTCGGCGCTGACCGCGGCGGGCGAGGTCACGATGCACGACGTGCTCGAGCGCGTGATCGCCGCCGACCCGAGCGCTCGCATCGTGCTCCAGGGCCACGCCGACACGACCGGCACGCCCGAGGTCAACCTGCCGCTCTCGATGCGTCGCGCCGAGGTCGTCGCGCAGTGGCTCGTCGCGCACGGCGTCGATCGCGCGCGCATGGTGCTGCGCGGCGAGGGCACGACGCGCCCGCTGGTGCAGGGCGGGAGCGACGACGTCGCGACCCTCGCGCCCGATCGCCGGGTGACGATCCGGCTCGAGCTCGAGCAGACGCCCACCGAGGAGGGCGCGCGATGA
- a CDS encoding FG-GAP repeat domain-containing protein: MRIGGSSSALFSFLFVSSSLLFATGCDCAGEGPGGPGDPCESASDCRGDLTCRDGTCQPRADGALPDGFVPGGDAGSCADAPERQCRGGRVCCAEGEECVDGFVCAPVCENTRCGDNNLVCCEAGQICLDGVVCAASCEAGRALCGEALDTCCDEGQVCVEDACATPGATCADDYDCLDEGTYCEPTIGRCLANPAPPLCEVRPDFEDVELEVEWHWQGVDVGGRRYQNVGATPVVGDVSGDGIPDVVVAVYGVPVEGEGDPLDDETVLVAIHGGTGALLWSVGPTDGPQPRSVAALANLDPADDALEVVYKLRGSGLRVLDGDGTTELARITTGSAASSRSGPSIADMDHDGVPEIAAGCHVMSFERMGAGWTLRTRGDGGACGEPGQQFASPAIANLDADPELELTSGGAAYGIDGTRLWPASGTPQHGLAAVADLDVDGDPEVITIRSGTITVRDGATGAVLVGAGGTWLGSAVAIPGGGNGGAPTVADFDGDGMPEVAAAGQGCYAVYDPDCLPDATRPRSGGDCTRADMPGDTCDDSPSAFLRWARRTQDISSSLTGSSVFDFQGDGVAEVVYNDECFLHVYDGRDGRELLATPRPNSSRTILEYPLVVDVDRDGNSEIVLPANNDQGDRDGCLAQWVTALGVPNVAALPPEFRSGSFGIFAFGDPNDRWVRTRPIWNQFAYHVTNVDDRGAIPTNEDDNWTAPGLNNYRQNVQGAGVFNAPNLTVTLDAVALCGSSSIRLSAVITNAGSRGVPAGVPVEFVETAPTARTITTSATTRPLLPGASERITITVSDVPFDTDLAYEVRVDGVTATDPVIECNEDDNASTAMDRCPGFG; encoded by the coding sequence ATGCGCATCGGCGGTAGTTCTTCGGCGCTCTTCTCGTTCCTGTTCGTCTCTTCTTCGCTCCTCTTCGCGACCGGCTGCGACTGCGCCGGAGAAGGCCCCGGCGGCCCAGGCGACCCGTGCGAGAGCGCGAGCGACTGTCGCGGCGATCTCACCTGCCGCGACGGCACCTGTCAGCCGCGCGCCGATGGCGCCCTGCCCGACGGCTTCGTCCCCGGGGGCGACGCGGGAAGCTGCGCCGACGCGCCCGAGCGCCAGTGCCGCGGCGGCCGCGTCTGCTGCGCCGAGGGCGAGGAGTGCGTCGACGGCTTCGTGTGCGCGCCGGTCTGCGAGAACACGCGCTGCGGCGACAACAACCTCGTGTGCTGCGAGGCGGGCCAGATCTGCCTCGATGGCGTGGTGTGCGCGGCCTCGTGCGAGGCCGGTCGCGCGCTCTGCGGCGAGGCGCTCGACACGTGCTGCGACGAGGGCCAGGTCTGCGTCGAGGACGCGTGCGCGACCCCGGGCGCGACGTGCGCCGACGACTACGACTGCCTCGACGAGGGCACGTACTGCGAGCCGACGATCGGCCGCTGCCTCGCGAACCCCGCGCCGCCGCTCTGCGAGGTGCGCCCGGACTTCGAGGACGTCGAGCTCGAGGTCGAGTGGCACTGGCAGGGCGTCGACGTCGGCGGTCGCCGCTACCAGAACGTCGGCGCGACGCCGGTGGTCGGCGACGTGTCGGGCGACGGCATCCCCGACGTCGTGGTCGCGGTGTACGGCGTGCCGGTCGAGGGTGAAGGCGATCCGCTGGACGACGAGACGGTGCTCGTCGCGATCCACGGCGGCACCGGCGCGCTGCTCTGGAGCGTGGGCCCGACCGACGGCCCGCAGCCCCGCAGCGTCGCGGCGCTCGCGAACCTCGACCCCGCCGACGACGCGCTCGAGGTCGTCTACAAGCTGCGCGGCAGCGGGCTTCGCGTGCTCGACGGCGACGGCACGACCGAGCTCGCGCGCATCACGACCGGCAGCGCGGCGTCGTCGCGCAGCGGCCCGTCGATCGCCGACATGGATCACGACGGCGTGCCCGAGATCGCCGCGGGCTGTCACGTGATGAGCTTCGAGCGCATGGGCGCGGGCTGGACGCTGCGCACCCGCGGCGACGGCGGCGCGTGCGGCGAGCCCGGGCAGCAGTTCGCGAGCCCGGCGATCGCGAACCTCGACGCCGATCCGGAGCTCGAGCTCACGAGCGGCGGCGCGGCGTACGGGATCGACGGCACGCGCCTCTGGCCGGCGAGCGGCACGCCCCAGCACGGGCTCGCGGCGGTCGCGGATCTCGACGTCGACGGGGACCCCGAGGTGATCACGATCCGCAGCGGCACGATCACGGTGCGCGACGGCGCGACGGGCGCGGTGCTCGTCGGCGCGGGCGGCACGTGGCTCGGCAGCGCGGTCGCGATCCCCGGTGGCGGCAACGGCGGCGCGCCCACCGTCGCCGACTTCGACGGGGACGGGATGCCCGAGGTCGCGGCAGCGGGCCAGGGCTGTTACGCGGTCTACGATCCCGACTGCCTGCCCGACGCGACGCGCCCGCGCAGCGGCGGCGACTGCACGCGCGCCGACATGCCCGGCGACACCTGCGACGACTCGCCGAGCGCGTTCTTGCGCTGGGCGCGCCGCACCCAGGACATCTCGAGCTCGCTCACCGGCTCGAGCGTCTTCGACTTCCAGGGCGATGGCGTCGCCGAGGTCGTCTACAACGACGAGTGCTTCCTGCACGTCTACGACGGACGCGACGGGCGCGAGCTGCTCGCCACGCCGCGCCCCAACTCGTCGCGCACGATCCTCGAGTACCCGCTGGTCGTCGACGTCGATCGCGACGGCAACTCCGAGATCGTCCTCCCGGCGAACAACGACCAGGGCGATCGCGACGGCTGCCTCGCGCAGTGGGTCACCGCCCTCGGCGTGCCGAACGTCGCCGCGCTGCCGCCCGAGTTCCGGAGCGGCTCGTTCGGCATCTTCGCGTTCGGCGATCCCAACGATCGCTGGGTGCGCACGCGCCCGATCTGGAACCAGTTCGCGTACCACGTGACCAACGTCGACGATCGCGGCGCGATCCCGACGAACGAGGACGACAACTGGACGGCCCCGGGCCTCAACAACTACCGCCAGAACGTGCAGGGCGCGGGCGTGTTCAACGCGCCGAACCTCACGGTGACGCTCGACGCGGTCGCGCTCTGCGGCTCGTCGAGCATCCGCCTGAGCGCGGTGATCACGAACGCCGGCAGCCGCGGCGTCCCCGCGGGCGTGCCCGTCGAGTTCGTCGAGACCGCGCCGACCGCGCGCACGATCACGACCAGCGCGACCACGCGCCCGCTGCTCCCCGGCGCGAGCGAGCGCATCACGATCACGGTGAGCGACGTGCCGTTCGACACCGACCTCGCGTACGAAGTGCGCGTCGACGGGGTGACGGCGACCGATCCCGTCATCGAGTGCAACGAGGACGACAACGCGTCGACCGCGATGGATCGCTGCCCCGGCTTCGGGTGA
- a CDS encoding spinster family MFS transporter: MNQVRVAAPQQAASPAYRYYVLAVLTLIYTLNFLDRQIIGILATPLKDEFELSDSQFGLMGGLAFALLYSSLAIPIAWAADRVSRVWIMTVALTIWSGFTALCGLAGSFTQLFLCRMGVGIGEAGGVAPAYSLIADTFPKSQRARAMAVYAFGIPLGTAAGTLVGGLLAATYGWRVAFVTVGLLGVIVAPVLRLSVRDPERGAMDERAAPKEAPPFAEVLRTVFPKRSFWLLSFGAASSSVCGYGVAAWLPSFFMRSFELSLAQTAWYYSGISLVGGVIGIWLGGAIADRLGRLSKAAYPLTPAIAFVISVPCFLLGMNSASLIQAFFPDAGANGWQALAMAFVVFVVPTGLNLAWLGPVTAAVQQLVPAPMRTTASALFLLINNLLGIAVGVFYFGWMSDVLRPTFGEESLRWSIYTGMAFYMLSSFLLYRASRTLQHDWVD; the protein is encoded by the coding sequence GTGAACCAAGTCCGAGTCGCTGCTCCGCAGCAGGCTGCGTCGCCCGCGTACCGCTACTACGTGCTCGCGGTCCTGACGCTGATCTACACGCTCAACTTCCTCGACCGTCAGATCATCGGCATCCTCGCGACGCCGCTGAAGGACGAGTTCGAGCTCTCCGACAGCCAGTTCGGCCTGATGGGCGGCCTCGCGTTCGCGCTGCTCTACTCGAGCCTCGCGATCCCGATCGCGTGGGCCGCCGATCGTGTGAGCCGCGTGTGGATCATGACCGTGGCGCTGACGATCTGGTCGGGCTTCACCGCGCTCTGCGGGCTCGCGGGCAGCTTCACGCAGCTCTTCCTGTGCCGCATGGGGGTGGGCATCGGCGAGGCGGGCGGCGTCGCGCCCGCGTACTCGCTGATCGCCGACACGTTCCCGAAGTCGCAGCGCGCACGCGCGATGGCGGTGTACGCGTTCGGGATCCCGCTCGGGACCGCGGCGGGCACGCTCGTCGGCGGGCTGCTCGCGGCGACGTACGGATGGCGCGTCGCGTTCGTCACCGTCGGGTTGCTCGGGGTGATCGTCGCGCCGGTGCTGCGCCTCTCGGTGCGGGATCCCGAGCGCGGCGCGATGGACGAGCGCGCCGCACCGAAGGAAGCGCCGCCGTTCGCCGAGGTGCTGCGGACCGTGTTCCCGAAGCGCAGCTTCTGGCTGCTCTCGTTCGGCGCGGCGTCGTCGTCGGTGTGCGGCTACGGCGTGGCCGCGTGGCTGCCGAGCTTCTTCATGCGCAGCTTCGAGCTCAGCCTCGCGCAGACCGCTTGGTATTACTCGGGCATCTCGCTGGTCGGCGGCGTGATCGGGATCTGGCTCGGCGGTGCGATCGCGGATCGCCTCGGGCGCCTCTCGAAGGCCGCGTATCCGCTGACGCCGGCGATCGCGTTCGTGATCTCGGTGCCGTGCTTCTTGCTCGGCATGAACTCGGCGTCGCTGATCCAGGCGTTCTTCCCCGACGCGGGCGCGAACGGCTGGCAGGCGCTCGCGATGGCGTTCGTCGTGTTCGTCGTGCCGACCGGGCTCAACCTCGCGTGGCTCGGCCCGGTGACGGCGGCGGTGCAGCAGCTCGTGCCCGCGCCGATGCGCACGACGGCGTCCGCGCTCTTCCTGCTGATCAACAACCTGCTCGGGATCGCGGTCGGCGTCTTCTACTTCGGCTGGATGAGCGACGTGCTGCGTCCGACGTTCGGCGAGGAGAGCCTGCGCTGGTCGATCTACACCGGCATGGCGTTCTACATGCTCTCGTCGTTCCTGCTGTACCGCGCGTCGCGCACGCTGCAGCACGACTGGGTCGACTGA